From Candidatus Zixiibacteriota bacterium:
GCCGCGGGGGGGGGTGGTTGCTATGCCCCCCCGCCCCCGCCGGCCCCCCCCCCCCCCGGGTCGAGAGGGAGAGGTCGATCCGTCCGGAGGACGGATCGGGTGAGGGTGTTCTCTTTCGTTCACTATGTCAGAAGCCGCAACGACTTTCCCCCTCTCCCTTTCAGGGAGAGGGGTGGGGTGAGGGTGTTGTCGTGTCATGCCAGGGTGACGTGCGTCTACGAGGTGAGCTACGCGCCCGACGTCACTCCCTCAATCAGGAAATCCCACCCCGAACCGGTTGCCGGTTCCGGCGGACGCGTGATGGTCAATGCTCCGGTCGGTTCTGCGACCGGCTCCGCCGCCTCAGCATGCCGCGCCGCCAGGATCGCGGCCAGCTCCTCTTCGCGCGGTAGATCGTCGATGGAGTCCAAGCCGAAGTAGCGGAGGAATTCCGGCGTGGTTCCATAGAGTAGAGGCCGTCCCGGTCCATCGGAGCGCCCCTTGAGCGCGACCAGCCCGCGCTCCAACAACGTGCGCAGCACGCCATCGCAGGCCACGCCGCGAATATGCTCGATCTCGGGCGTCGAGCACGGTTGACGGTAAGCAATGATTGCCAGTGTCTCCAGCCCGGCGCGGGTCAACCGCTGGGTCTTGGTCTTCACCAGCACCGAATCGATCAGCGGGCCGAATTCCGGCAGCAGGTACATCTGGTATCCGCCTGAGACCTTGCGCACCCGCATCGGGTGGTTCCCGGCAGCCAGCCGCCGATTAAGCTCGTCGACCATGTCGTCGATCGACCAGCCGGAGTGCCCGTTGACTGCGGCCAGCGTTGTGGCGGGCAATGGCTCATGCGCGGCAAACAGAAGCGCCTCGACCGCGCGGACCAAAGGATCATCGGAACGCGATTCCGGGGGCGCTTCGGCCCCCCGCGTCACGTCCATCGTTGCAGTTTCGTCCATCATGGCCTCATCACTCGCTGGGAGCCAGCGGCTCCGAGATACGGAGCAGTTCAATATCGCCGAATGGTCTCGTCTGCCGGACCACAATCCGCCGCAGGCGCACCATTTCCAAGATGGCCAGGAAGGTCACGATCACCAGCCAACGCGCCGCCAGACCGGCAAAGAGCGTCGCGAAGGCGAAGCTGTCGCGGACGGCGAACAGCTCTTCCAGTTCGGCGATCCGCTCCTCGACCGTCTGCTCGGCAATGGCGACCCGGTGCACCGTGTCCGGTTCGATTCGTGAAATCACATCGTGAAAAGCGCTGAGAAGCGCATACAGGGAACTGTCCATGACAAACTGCGTCTTGGTCGGCAGCGGCCCGCGGGCGAAATCGGCGCGGGAGAAGATGGCGCGCTCTTCATCCTCGCGTTCATTCAGGACCGCCGCGCCCTCCTTGAACTTGCGGTACTCCAGGAGCGCCTGCACCAATTCCTCGCGCGGGTCTTCCTCGTCCTCAGCTTCGGGATCGCGCGGCAGGAGCATCGCCGATTTGATCCGGAGCAGCGTAGCCGCCA
This genomic window contains:
- the scpB gene encoding SMC-Scp complex subunit ScpB produces the protein MMDETATMDVTRGAEAPPESRSDDPLVRAVEALLFAAHEPLPATTLAAVNGHSGWSIDDMVDELNRRLAAGNHPMRVRKVSGGYQMYLLPEFGPLIDSVLVKTKTQRLTRAGLETLAIIAYRQPCSTPEIEHIRGVACDGVLRTLLERGLVALKGRSDGPGRPLLYGTTPEFLRYFGLDSIDDLPREEELAAILAARHAEAAEPVAEPTGALTITRPPEPATGSGWDFLIEGVTSGA
- a CDS encoding segregation/condensation protein A, which encodes MNQGARKTSRIDRHIDPPFESQPGNGNGHGTAALSFKLDVFEGPLDLLLFLIRKDEIDITDIPIAKITAEYLGLLRLWESCDLEVAGEYIVMAATLLRIKSAMLLPRDPEAEDEEDPREELVQALLEYRKFKEGAAVLNEREDEERAIFSRADFARGPLPTKTQFVMDSSLYALLSAFHDVISRIEPDTVHRVAIAEQTVEERIAELEELFAVRDSFAFATLFAGLAARWLVIVTFLAILEMVRLRRIVVRQTRPFGDIELLRISEPLAPSE